Proteins from a genomic interval of Salinarchaeum sp. Harcht-Bsk1:
- a CDS encoding MOSC domain-containing protein, with protein MAHVERIDTYPVKGFDRCPLESARILDGGTLEHDREYALYDVDGDVINGKRTDRVHHVSATYDPETGTLTIQGPDLPSRRFVLPAEREAAASHFGTIFDAELRLQRNATRGFVDRPSMGPSVISTATLETVSSWYDSMTLDGARRRFRANMEVGGVPAFWEDRFVGEGAPAFRIGGVRFEGVTPCGRCVVPGRDPDTGEEIDGFRETFVERREASFPEWADRDALDHLFTLRLIARVPEVDRGSSITVGDDVEIIEGT; from the coding sequence ATGGCACACGTCGAGCGGATCGACACGTATCCGGTGAAAGGGTTCGATCGGTGTCCGCTCGAATCGGCCCGGATTCTCGACGGCGGAACGCTCGAACACGACCGGGAGTACGCGCTCTACGACGTCGACGGCGACGTTATCAACGGCAAGCGTACCGATCGCGTCCACCACGTGTCCGCGACCTACGATCCCGAGACCGGGACGCTCACGATCCAGGGCCCAGATCTGCCGAGCAGGCGCTTCGTTCTCCCCGCCGAGCGCGAAGCCGCGGCCAGCCACTTCGGAACGATCTTCGACGCGGAACTCCGCCTGCAGCGAAATGCGACGCGTGGCTTCGTCGACCGTCCCTCGATGGGTCCTTCGGTGATCAGCACCGCGACGCTGGAAACGGTCTCGTCGTGGTACGATTCGATGACGCTCGACGGCGCTCGACGCCGGTTCCGGGCGAACATGGAAGTCGGCGGCGTTCCGGCGTTCTGGGAAGATCGATTCGTCGGCGAGGGCGCGCCAGCGTTCCGGATCGGCGGGGTCCGCTTCGAGGGAGTCACCCCGTGTGGGCGCTGCGTGGTGCCCGGCCGCGATCCCGACACGGGCGAGGAAATCGATGGCTTTCGGGAGACGTTCGTCGAACGCCGCGAGGCGTCCTTCCCCGAGTGGGCCGATCGCGACGCGTTGGATCACCTGTTCACGCTCAGGCTGATCGCTCGCGTTCCGGAGGTTGATCGGGGCTCCTCGATCACAGTCGGAGACGACGTCGAGATTATCGAGGGGACCTGA
- a CDS encoding pyridoxamine 5'-phosphate oxidase family protein — translation MHHVEFSYTSGMDEDTVASYLERQETGVLSLADDGDAYAVPIAHYYDDGNLYFRLGRTEDSQKWEAIEATDTAAYVCYGTAETTDPRELESWSVLASGPLRELPPEEAERFDAAEINEHFPPIRVFGESIDEVDVVILELEVESVIGRTTPDA, via the coding sequence GTGCACCACGTCGAGTTTTCTTACACGAGCGGCATGGACGAGGACACCGTGGCGTCGTACCTCGAACGGCAGGAAACCGGCGTCCTGTCCCTCGCCGACGACGGCGACGCCTACGCCGTGCCGATCGCACACTACTACGACGACGGCAACCTCTACTTCCGGCTCGGCCGGACGGAGGATAGCCAAAAGTGGGAGGCGATCGAGGCGACCGACACGGCTGCCTACGTCTGTTACGGAACGGCCGAGACGACCGATCCCCGAGAACTCGAGTCATGGAGCGTGCTGGCGAGCGGCCCGCTGCGCGAACTCCCGCCGGAGGAAGCCGAGCGCTTCGACGCGGCCGAGATCAACGAGCACTTCCCGCCGATCCGCGTCTTCGGCGAGTCGATCGACGAGGTAGACGTCGTGATCCTCGAACTCGAGGTCGAGTCAGTGATCGGCCGGACGACGCCGGATGCCTGA
- a CDS encoding universal stress protein translates to MYDTVLVATDGSGPATRAVTHALEQAERSNAELHAIYVVDTARYAEPALSSAELATTEMEEWGQQELDEVAERAESLDVDVLTRSCHGRPYIEIIEYADTIDADLIVVGYQGHSHSDPGQIGSVTDRVVSNAGRPVLVA, encoded by the coding sequence GTGTACGATACAGTTCTCGTCGCGACGGACGGCAGCGGTCCGGCGACCCGTGCGGTTACCCACGCGCTCGAACAGGCCGAACGCTCCAACGCCGAACTGCACGCGATCTACGTCGTCGACACGGCCCGCTACGCCGAACCCGCTCTCAGTAGCGCCGAACTCGCCACGACCGAGATGGAAGAGTGGGGCCAGCAGGAACTCGACGAGGTCGCGGAACGTGCCGAGTCCCTCGACGTCGACGTGCTCACGCGATCCTGTCACGGTCGGCCCTACATCGAGATCATCGAGTACGCCGACACGATCGACGCGGACCTGATCGTGGTCGGCTACCAGGGCCACTCTCACTCCGATCCCGGACAGATCGGTTCCGTCACCGATCGGGTCGTCTCGAACGCCGGTCGACCGGTCCTCGTCGCCTGA
- a CDS encoding TVP38/TMEM64 family protein encodes MAPSRPPQVFRSGTARRRFLFHAVIATVAALSAFVVIVDRYQFLLDPIQARGFVSDFGVFAPLALVLLQALQVVAAPIPGQVLAVVAGYLFGPWWGTLYNMTGIMIGSTVAFWLSRRFGRSYVEAMVHPDLIETFDDIEEDNVMAALFVLFLVPGMPDDVLCFVGGLTDVRLRKLVLVALVGRTPAFFVVNVLGDQLGAGEIGIATGLAIAMLVVSGLGYIYRGRVLSWLEQKDLSP; translated from the coding sequence ATGGCGCCGTCCCGACCGCCTCAGGTATTTCGCTCGGGGACGGCCCGGCGTCGCTTCCTCTTTCACGCCGTCATCGCGACGGTCGCCGCACTTTCGGCGTTCGTCGTGATCGTCGATCGGTACCAGTTTCTGCTCGATCCGATTCAGGCCCGGGGGTTCGTCTCGGACTTCGGCGTGTTCGCACCACTGGCGCTCGTGCTCCTCCAGGCCCTCCAGGTGGTGGCGGCCCCGATCCCGGGGCAGGTACTCGCCGTCGTCGCTGGGTATCTCTTCGGCCCGTGGTGGGGGACGCTGTACAACATGACCGGCATCATGATCGGGAGCACGGTCGCGTTCTGGCTCTCCCGACGGTTCGGACGATCCTACGTCGAAGCGATGGTCCATCCCGATCTCATCGAGACGTTCGACGACATCGAGGAGGACAACGTCATGGCCGCCCTGTTCGTCCTGTTCCTCGTCCCCGGGATGCCAGACGACGTGCTCTGCTTCGTCGGCGGGCTAACGGACGTTCGTCTTCGGAAGCTGGTCCTCGTCGCACTGGTGGGTCGAACGCCGGCTTTCTTCGTAGTTAACGTCCTCGGCGATCAGCTCGGAGCGGGCGAGATCGGTATCGCTACTGGACTTGCGATCGCCATGCTCGTCGTGTCCGGGCTGGGGTACATCTATCGCGGACGGGTGCTCTCCTGGCTCGAGCAGAAGGATCTCTCGCCGTAA
- a CDS encoding pyridoxamine 5'-phosphate oxidase family protein, with product MTQHEPVDLTAEERADRLGTGGVGVLSLDTGTHEPPHAVPVSYGFDPVEEVFYFRLAVGGGSTKGDVNHREAAFVVHEENGDDWWSVVAHGELVRTDEESVSTASLEGLDRVRIPFVDAFEAPPEEISFAFVRLEPHELTGRRSD from the coding sequence ATGACCCAACACGAGCCCGTCGACCTGACCGCCGAGGAACGCGCGGACCGGCTCGGCACAGGTGGCGTTGGCGTGTTATCCCTCGATACTGGCACTCACGAACCACCCCACGCCGTCCCGGTGTCGTACGGGTTTGATCCGGTGGAGGAGGTATTCTACTTTCGTCTCGCTGTGGGCGGTGGGAGCACGAAAGGGGACGTGAACCACCGGGAGGCCGCGTTCGTGGTCCACGAGGAGAACGGCGACGACTGGTGGAGCGTCGTCGCGCACGGCGAACTCGTCCGAACGGACGAGGAATCGGTATCGACTGCGTCACTGGAGGGACTCGATCGCGTTCGAATCCCGTTCGTCGACGCATTCGAGGCACCGCCCGAGGAAATTTCGTTCGCGTTCGTCCGGCTCGAGCCCCACGAACTGACGGGGCGCAGATCGGACTGA
- a CDS encoding AsnC family transcriptional regulator, producing the protein MHQLDDTDLEILEMLGEDARRPFSEIADRVGMSGPGVSDRVDRLRDAGIIERFTVDVDRTQLRDGVPVFVQVRGHAGSVQELKDDLASEDPVEHVFVTAAGECWFVARPPEGSVRQWLDDRIDRDEASVTVTLLDEVAWTPSIGGTAFALACAECGNTVDSEGEQATIDGERYSFCCTSCRDRFLERRDRIAEDA; encoded by the coding sequence ATGCACCAGCTCGACGACACGGACCTGGAGATTCTCGAGATGCTAGGCGAGGACGCCCGGCGGCCGTTCAGCGAAATCGCCGACCGCGTGGGGATGTCTGGCCCCGGCGTCTCGGATCGCGTGGACCGACTGCGCGACGCTGGCATCATCGAGCGGTTCACCGTCGACGTCGATCGAACGCAGCTTCGTGACGGCGTCCCCGTGTTCGTGCAAGTGCGCGGTCACGCCGGGTCGGTCCAGGAGCTCAAAGACGACCTCGCTAGCGAGGATCCAGTCGAGCACGTCTTCGTCACCGCCGCTGGCGAGTGCTGGTTCGTCGCCCGCCCGCCAGAGGGATCGGTCCGGCAATGGCTCGACGATCGAATCGACCGGGACGAGGCGAGCGTGACCGTCACGCTGCTCGACGAGGTCGCCTGGACGCCATCCATCGGCGGGACCGCCTTCGCGCTTGCCTGTGCAGAGTGTGGAAACACCGTCGACAGCGAAGGGGAACAGGCGACGATCGACGGCGAGCGCTACAGCTTCTGCTGTACCTCCTGTCGCGACCGGTTTCTCGAGCGTCGCGACCGAATCGCGGAGGACGCCTGA
- a CDS encoding cbb3-type cytochrome c oxidase subunit I — translation MSEELPPRSSARRWLFSTNHKDVGIMYLLTSLYVFAVGGIMALLIRTQLWTPGASILESIPYNEVVASHGLLMIFWFITPFAAGLANYLVPLQIGADDLAFPRLNALSFWLYFVSLLVYLTSFFFEGTYAAGWTMYAPLNLPMYTPTIGGSITVFALAMLMFSSTIASVNFITTIHYCRAEGLGLWNVPLFTWSWLLTVWMMLFAFATLLAALLMLGSDRVLGTLFFAGERGGGSLLWGHLFWFFGHPEVYIVFFPPLGILLEVFQTYSGRRLVGRKWVILAMVLVALQSFLVWMHHMFLTTINLEIKTLFMATTIGISLPFDLIVFSLIYTIVKGKIRFKTPFLFALGGLLLFVPGGITGVFLGAVVLDYEFRGTYWVVAHFHYVMLGGGGTALIAGLYYWFPKMTGRMYDELLGKFHFVLYFVGFNLAFGAQFVAWETPRRVFAYFPENTTWHQISTIGAFLLGVSFIVMFYNLGKSAFRGPSADERPWEFVRTGEWATSSPPPLENWPGRPTYRNGVLEFVETHESVTRPGDSATRADGAGTAQPEPALESGEEGGELHPDHASPWPIVVAFGVGLLFLGFGLAQRGGVLAVSTGTAGLLVLLVGTLQFGREDFYAPVSPIAQRWPFEDVGRGKLGMWVFLASDVMVFGSVIGSFIFARIRLGWDSWKTIPPSVVPGLVNTYILLTSSFLVVLAFEYARRGERGRLVGSLAGTLALGVVFLGIKAYEWTEEFAHGVYWDSSIEASAYFFTTGLHALHVILGLAVASFMIVRANDGVYDGNEEPVELFGLYWHFVDIVWVFLFPLFYLL, via the coding sequence ATGAGTGAAGAGCTTCCACCGCGCAGCTCCGCCCGTCGCTGGTTGTTCTCGACGAACCACAAGGACGTCGGGATCATGTACCTCCTGACGAGCCTCTACGTCTTCGCAGTCGGGGGTATCATGGCGCTCCTGATCCGGACCCAACTCTGGACGCCGGGAGCCTCCATTCTCGAGTCGATACCCTACAACGAGGTGGTGGCGTCCCACGGACTGCTGATGATCTTCTGGTTCATCACGCCCTTCGCCGCCGGGCTCGCGAACTACCTCGTTCCCCTACAGATCGGCGCCGACGACCTGGCGTTCCCGCGGCTGAACGCCCTCTCGTTCTGGCTGTACTTCGTGTCGCTGCTGGTCTACCTGACCTCCTTCTTCTTCGAGGGAACCTACGCTGCAGGCTGGACCATGTACGCACCGTTGAACCTCCCGATGTACACGCCGACGATCGGGGGCTCGATCACGGTGTTCGCGCTGGCGATGTTGATGTTCTCCTCGACCATCGCCTCGGTCAACTTCATCACGACGATCCACTACTGCCGGGCGGAGGGGCTCGGTCTCTGGAACGTTCCCCTGTTCACCTGGTCCTGGCTGCTGACGGTCTGGATGATGCTGTTCGCGTTCGCGACGCTGCTCGCAGCGCTCCTCATGCTGGGATCCGACCGCGTGCTGGGCACCCTCTTCTTCGCTGGCGAGCGCGGCGGTGGCTCCCTCCTCTGGGGGCACCTGTTCTGGTTCTTCGGCCACCCCGAGGTCTACATCGTCTTCTTCCCGCCGCTTGGCATCCTCCTCGAGGTCTTCCAGACCTACTCGGGGCGGCGACTCGTCGGCCGGAAGTGGGTCATCCTGGCGATGGTGCTCGTTGCCCTGCAGAGCTTCCTCGTCTGGATGCACCACATGTTCCTGACGACGATCAACCTCGAGATCAAGACGCTGTTCATGGCGACGACCATCGGAATCTCGCTGCCCTTCGACCTGATCGTCTTCTCGTTGATCTACACGATCGTCAAGGGAAAGATCAGGTTCAAGACGCCGTTCCTGTTCGCGCTGGGCGGCCTGCTGCTCTTCGTCCCCGGCGGCATCACCGGCGTCTTCCTCGGCGCCGTCGTGCTGGACTACGAGTTCCGGGGCACCTACTGGGTCGTCGCGCACTTCCACTACGTCATGCTCGGTGGCGGTGGGACCGCCCTGATCGCGGGCCTGTACTACTGGTTCCCGAAGATGACGGGACGCATGTACGACGAACTGCTCGGCAAATTCCACTTCGTGCTGTACTTCGTCGGGTTCAACCTCGCGTTCGGCGCCCAGTTCGTGGCGTGGGAGACCCCGCGGCGAGTGTTCGCGTACTTCCCGGAGAACACCACCTGGCACCAGATCTCGACGATCGGCGCGTTCCTGCTCGGCGTCTCTTTCATCGTGATGTTCTACAACCTCGGGAAGAGCGCGTTTCGCGGCCCGAGCGCTGACGAACGGCCCTGGGAGTTCGTCCGCACTGGCGAGTGGGCCACGTCGTCGCCGCCGCCGCTCGAAAACTGGCCGGGACGGCCGACGTACCGGAACGGCGTGCTCGAGTTCGTCGAGACCCACGAGAGCGTGACCAGGCCAGGGGACAGCGCGACGCGAGCAGACGGTGCGGGCACCGCCCAGCCGGAGCCGGCACTCGAGAGCGGCGAGGAGGGCGGCGAACTCCACCCGGATCACGCCAGCCCGTGGCCGATCGTCGTCGCGTTCGGCGTTGGCCTCCTGTTCCTCGGATTCGGGCTCGCCCAGCGCGGCGGCGTCCTCGCGGTCTCGACCGGAACGGCGGGCCTGCTCGTGTTGCTGGTCGGCACCTTGCAGTTCGGGAGAGAGGACTTCTACGCCCCGGTGTCACCCATCGCTCAGCGGTGGCCCTTCGAGGACGTGGGGCGTGGCAAACTCGGCATGTGGGTGTTCCTCGCCTCCGACGTCATGGTCTTCGGGTCGGTCATCGGCTCGTTCATCTTCGCGAGGATCCGCCTCGGCTGGGACTCCTGGAAGACGATTCCGCCGTCGGTGGTCCCCGGCCTGGTCAACACCTACATCCTGCTGACCAGCAGTTTCCTCGTCGTGCTCGCCTTCGAGTACGCGCGACGCGGCGAGCGAGGCCGTCTCGTGGGCTCGCTAGCGGGCACGCTGGCACTCGGGGTCGTCTTCCTCGGCATCAAGGCCTACGAGTGGACCGAGGAGTTCGCCCACGGCGTCTACTGGGACAGTTCCATCGAGGCCTCGGCGTACTTCTTCACCACGGGCCTGCACGCCCTCCACGTCATCCTCGGACTGGCCGTCGCGAGTTTCATGATCGTACGGGCCAACGACGGCGTCTACGACGGGAACGAGGAGCCCGTGGAGCTGTTCGGCCTCTACTGGCACTTCGTCGACATCGTCTGGGTGTTCCTCTTCCCGCTCTTCTACCTGCTCTGA
- a CDS encoding phosphoribosyltransferase — protein sequence MFDRGQKSRFTDRTEAGKRLAAEISDRGVDADLVLAIPRGGLPVGREVADAIDRPLDVIVASKVGAPWNPELAIGAVGSDGSAWFDEAVIERHGIDQEYVQRKRESVAEAAAEKEARYRGEEASTSLDGSTVLLVDDGAATGSTTIAAIRLARARDAERIVLALPVAPPDTLDTLRREADEVICLLEPTGFGAVGQFYEDFGQVSDEEAIELLER from the coding sequence ATGTTCGACAGGGGACAGAAGAGCCGGTTCACAGATCGCACCGAGGCAGGCAAACGACTCGCGGCGGAGATCAGCGATCGAGGCGTCGACGCCGACCTCGTGCTCGCGATTCCGCGCGGTGGGCTCCCCGTCGGTCGCGAAGTCGCCGACGCCATCGATCGTCCACTCGACGTCATCGTGGCCTCGAAGGTCGGCGCTCCGTGGAACCCGGAACTCGCGATCGGGGCCGTCGGCAGCGACGGCTCGGCGTGGTTCGACGAAGCCGTCATCGAGCGACACGGGATCGATCAGGAGTACGTCCAGCGCAAGCGCGAATCCGTCGCCGAGGCCGCCGCCGAGAAGGAGGCACGGTACCGTGGCGAGGAAGCGTCGACGTCGCTCGACGGATCGACGGTGCTCCTCGTCGACGACGGTGCCGCGACGGGGTCGACGACGATCGCGGCGATCCGGCTCGCGAGGGCCCGCGACGCCGAGCGGATCGTCCTCGCACTGCCGGTCGCACCGCCGGACACGCTCGATACGCTTCGGCGCGAAGCCGACGAGGTGATCTGCCTGCTCGAACCGACGGGGTTCGGTGCTGTCGGGCAGTTCTACGAGGACTTCGGGCAGGTGAGCGACGAGGAAGCGATCGAGCTACTGGAACGCTGA
- a CDS encoding heavy metal translocating P-type ATPase, which yields MTTRTAQLSIQGMSCANCAQTITDTVEDLDGVETASVNYATDEASVEYDPDSVSLSAIYDAVERAGYDPVRVDRSIAIADMSCANCADTNEDALGAVPGVIDVDVNYATDEASVSYNPNDADLADLYDAVENAGYSPVREGTDGGESGGGSEGDSGGDGEEVSARDAAREAEIRKQLRLTLFGAALAAPLVFFLIERLVIGGGILPDHVFGVEFGWLEFALATPVQVVLGKPFYENSYKALVRNGRANMDVLIALGSTTAYLYSVVVLLGLIAGGLYFDTAALILVFITLGNYLEARSKGQASDALRELLEMEADTAIVVRDDGSEEEIPLEDVQVGDRMKVRPGEQIPTDGRVVEGSSAVDESMVTGESVPVEKSDGDEVVGSTINEGGLLVVEATKVGEDTALQQIVQTVKEAQSRQPEIQNLADRISAYFVPAVIANALFWGVVWFLAPDALAGAVDALPVWGLVGGGPGTLGAFEFSVIVFASAVLIACPCALGLATPAATMVGSTLGAKNGVLFKGGDVLERAKDVDTVVFDKTGTLTTGEMQLTDVVAVGDGAVSADGGSSSGEPAADGGAVSEVEPPTLDEDEVLRLAASAEQGSEHPLGEAIVDGTRERGLDLSDPEEFESVAGRGVKATIDGRAVAVGNRRLMAEEGVDASAAEDTMERLESEGKTAMYVAVDGSLAGAVADSDTLKESAPDAVAALQARDLDVMLITGDNERTARAVAEQVGIDPGNVRAEVLPEDKSDAVEAIQSDGRKAMMVGDGVNDAPALAVAHVGTAIGSGTDVAIEAADVTLMRDDPLDVVKAIRISEATLQKIKQNLVWALGYNTAMIPLASLGLLQPAFAAGAMAISSVSVLSNSLLFRRYVPDHDYRLLGFLRR from the coding sequence ATGACGACGAGAACAGCGCAGCTCTCGATACAGGGAATGAGTTGTGCGAACTGCGCACAGACCATTACCGACACCGTGGAGGACCTCGATGGCGTCGAGACGGCGAGCGTCAACTACGCGACCGACGAGGCGTCGGTCGAGTACGATCCCGACTCGGTGTCGCTCTCGGCCATCTACGACGCCGTGGAGCGGGCCGGCTACGATCCCGTCCGGGTCGATCGATCGATCGCGATCGCGGACATGAGCTGTGCGAACTGCGCCGACACCAACGAGGACGCACTCGGCGCAGTGCCCGGCGTGATCGACGTCGACGTCAACTACGCGACGGACGAGGCGTCGGTGAGCTACAATCCCAACGACGCCGACCTCGCGGACCTCTACGACGCAGTCGAGAACGCCGGCTACTCGCCGGTCCGGGAGGGCACGGACGGTGGCGAGTCCGGCGGAGGAAGCGAGGGAGACAGTGGAGGCGACGGCGAGGAGGTGTCGGCACGGGACGCCGCCAGAGAAGCCGAGATCCGCAAGCAGCTTCGCCTGACGCTGTTCGGCGCAGCGCTCGCCGCACCGCTGGTGTTCTTCCTGATCGAACGGCTGGTAATCGGCGGGGGCATCCTCCCCGACCACGTCTTCGGCGTCGAGTTCGGCTGGCTGGAGTTCGCGCTCGCGACGCCGGTCCAGGTCGTCCTCGGCAAGCCGTTCTACGAGAACTCGTACAAGGCGCTCGTCCGGAATGGGCGCGCCAACATGGACGTGTTGATCGCGCTGGGTTCCACGACGGCGTACCTCTACAGCGTCGTCGTCTTGCTCGGGCTGATCGCCGGCGGCCTCTACTTCGACACCGCCGCGCTCATCCTCGTGTTCATCACGCTCGGGAACTACCTAGAGGCCCGCTCGAAGGGCCAGGCGAGCGACGCGCTCCGGGAACTCCTCGAGATGGAGGCCGACACGGCGATCGTCGTCCGCGACGACGGCTCCGAGGAGGAGATTCCGCTCGAGGACGTTCAGGTCGGCGACCGGATGAAGGTCCGCCCAGGTGAGCAGATCCCGACGGACGGTCGTGTGGTCGAGGGCTCCTCCGCCGTCGACGAGTCGATGGTCACCGGGGAGTCGGTGCCGGTCGAGAAGTCCGATGGCGACGAAGTCGTCGGGTCCACGATCAACGAGGGCGGCCTGCTCGTCGTCGAAGCCACCAAAGTCGGCGAGGACACCGCCCTCCAGCAGATCGTCCAGACGGTCAAGGAGGCCCAGTCTCGCCAACCCGAGATCCAGAACCTCGCGGATCGCATCTCGGCGTACTTCGTTCCCGCCGTGATCGCGAACGCCCTGTTCTGGGGCGTGGTCTGGTTCCTCGCGCCGGACGCACTCGCTGGCGCCGTCGACGCGCTCCCCGTCTGGGGGCTCGTCGGCGGCGGTCCCGGAACGCTGGGTGCCTTCGAGTTCTCAGTCATCGTGTTCGCTTCAGCGGTGCTCATCGCCTGTCCCTGCGCGCTGGGGCTGGCGACGCCCGCCGCGACGATGGTCGGCAGCACGCTCGGCGCGAAGAACGGCGTCCTGTTCAAGGGCGGCGACGTCCTCGAGCGGGCGAAGGACGTGGACACCGTCGTCTTCGACAAGACGGGGACGCTGACGACCGGCGAGATGCAGCTCACCGACGTCGTCGCAGTAGGAGACGGGGCCGTCTCGGCTGACGGTGGATCGTCGAGTGGCGAACCGGCAGCCGACGGCGGCGCAGTGAGCGAAGTCGAGCCACCAACGCTCGACGAGGACGAAGTGCTCCGCCTCGCCGCGAGCGCCGAGCAGGGCAGCGAGCACCCGCTGGGCGAAGCGATCGTCGACGGTACGCGGGAGCGCGGACTCGACCTCTCCGACCCAGAGGAATTCGAGAGCGTCGCCGGACGGGGCGTGAAAGCCACGATCGACGGTCGAGCGGTGGCCGTTGGGAACCGTCGACTCATGGCCGAGGAGGGCGTCGACGCCAGCGCCGCCGAGGACACCATGGAGCGCCTGGAATCGGAGGGCAAGACGGCAATGTACGTCGCCGTCGACGGCTCGCTCGCCGGTGCCGTTGCGGACTCGGACACGCTCAAGGAGTCCGCGCCCGACGCAGTCGCAGCGTTGCAGGCCCGCGACCTCGACGTCATGCTCATCACGGGCGACAACGAGCGGACGGCGCGGGCCGTGGCCGAGCAGGTCGGCATCGATCCCGGGAACGTCCGCGCGGAGGTCCTGCCGGAGGACAAGTCCGACGCCGTCGAGGCGATTCAGTCGGACGGCAGGAAGGCGATGATGGTCGGTGACGGCGTCAACGACGCACCGGCGCTCGCGGTCGCCCACGTCGGTACGGCGATCGGCTCTGGCACGGACGTCGCCATCGAGGCCGCGGACGTGACGCTGATGCGCGACGACCCGCTGGACGTGGTCAAGGCGATCCGGATTTCGGAAGCCACCCTCCAGAAGATCAAGCAGAACCTCGTCTGGGCACTCGGCTACAACACGGCGATGATCCCGCTGGCGTCGCTGGGGCTGCTCCAGCCGGCGTTCGCGGCCGGTGCGATGGCGATCTCGTCCGTCTCGGTGCTCTCGAACAGCCTGCTGTTCCGGCGGTACGTTCCCGACCACGACTACCGGCTGCTCGGGTTCCTCCGTCGGTAA
- a CDS encoding VOC family protein yields MPSNIPGVHHVTAIAGDPSRNLAFYTETLGLRLVKRSVNQDDVGTYHLFYGDHGGSPGTSMTFFPHPNARRGQVGNGQVSTTQFLIPGDAVEYWTERLADEGVDAREPHDRFGDTVIAFEDPDGLPLELVARDDAPAGDPPDGPVPADYAIRGFFGVTLSLARARGTTNLLEAMGFEATESTANRERYESHGDLGYVVDVLEDDSIPAGSQGAGTVHHVAFQVTAEEQAEWREVLQSHGLRPTEIIDRKWFESVYARTAGGVLFEFATEEPGYTVDETLDSLGESLVLPEWLEERRDEIAAQLPPLDGSSRSD; encoded by the coding sequence ATGCCAAGCAACATTCCCGGCGTACACCACGTGACGGCGATCGCGGGGGATCCCAGCCGCAACCTCGCGTTCTACACCGAGACGCTCGGTCTCCGTCTCGTCAAGCGAAGCGTCAACCAGGACGACGTCGGCACCTACCACCTGTTCTACGGCGACCACGGCGGCTCGCCCGGGACGAGTATGACCTTCTTCCCGCACCCGAACGCCCGACGTGGGCAGGTCGGCAACGGACAGGTCTCGACGACCCAGTTCCTGATCCCCGGCGACGCCGTCGAGTACTGGACCGAACGCCTCGCGGACGAAGGCGTCGACGCCCGCGAACCCCATGACCGCTTCGGCGACACCGTAATCGCGTTCGAGGACCCCGACGGGCTCCCGCTCGAACTCGTCGCTCGCGACGACGCGCCAGCCGGGGATCCGCCCGACGGCCCAGTCCCGGCGGACTACGCCATCCGGGGCTTCTTCGGCGTCACGCTCTCGCTGGCACGCGCTCGCGGAACGACCAATCTCCTCGAGGCGATGGGCTTCGAAGCGACGGAATCGACGGCGAACCGCGAGCGATACGAGTCGCACGGCGACCTCGGGTACGTGGTCGACGTCCTCGAAGACGACTCGATTCCTGCGGGGAGCCAGGGCGCGGGGACCGTCCACCACGTCGCGTTCCAGGTCACGGCCGAGGAGCAAGCCGAGTGGCGCGAGGTCCTCCAGAGCCACGGCCTGCGGCCCACCGAAATCATCGACCGGAAGTGGTTCGAGTCGGTGTACGCCCGAACCGCGGGCGGCGTGCTCTTCGAGTTCGCGACGGAGGAGCCCGGATACACCGTCGACGAAACGCTCGACTCGCTCGGCGAGTCGCTCGTGCTCCCGGAGTGGTTAGAGGAGCGCCGCGACGAGATAGCGGCGCAGCTACCGCCGCTCGACGGGTCCTCGCGATCGGATTGA